The Novipirellula aureliae sequence TCTCACACGAAAACGGATTGGTGAACTGCGAACGTCCGGTAACGACCAAAGCAATCGCATCTTTGTGGATGCACAGCGACGAGTGGTTGTCGCCACCGCTTTCAAGGCGATGAGCTATTTGAAGGACCCGTCCATCCGCAAGATGGTCGCGGATGGCGATGCACCTTTCACCACCATCTTTATTGACGAAGCAGGGTTGATCTCCAGGACAGCGGTTGCTGCGTTGTCGTTGTTGGCTGCTAGGCGAGTCGTGTTGGTCGGGGATTCAAAACAATTGGCTCCGATCAGTCGAATCTCACGGATTCTGCCGACTCGCCAACAAACCTGGTTGGCGAGCAGTGGGTTGAGTCATCTCGATGGCACAGAAAATCTTCCCATTGCGGTCCATTTATTGTCGCAGCAGCGACGTATGCACCCCGATGTATGCAAGGTCGTGTCAAGCTACCAGTACGATGGCGTGTTGACGACCGCTCAAGACATGGGGCCGGCAACATTGCGGCTGCTACTGTCGATCGTCGAGAAGTCAGACGAGAATGACGCCAACAGTCGTTCGGCACATATCTTCTACGACAACGCACAAAACGTTTACGACACCAAGACTCCGAAATGGTCAGAGTTCGGTCTCGACATGCGTGGTCGTTCGACGATTATGCGTGAGAGTTTTCGCTCAACCACGCCGATCACCGAGCTTGCGGTCAACGTGTTGAGCCGACTTTCCGAATCAAGCACGCGACAAGAGCAGCAAGAATTGCTTCAACTCGGACTGCTAGAGAAAACGGATCGAAATGGTGAAGAGTGGTTGCGAGTACGGTACAACCAGATCGATGGACCGAAACCGATCTACCATAGCTTCGATAACCGAAGCCAAGAAATGGCTTCGATTGCCGGCCACTTGAAGCACTTGATCCAGAAAGATGGCATTTCACCAACCGATATTTGCATCCTTTACAATGGTCGGGTTCAGAATATTTTGCAATCCAGCCTTGCACCGGCACTTGCGGAGATCGGTGTTGAGCTTTCGTTTCAGAAAAACCGTTCGTTCGAGAGACAGCCCAACACGCTCATTGCCACCACTCCGCATTCCTTTAAAGGTTACGAATCCGAAGCCATTGTGATCCCGTGCGTGGACAATTATGTGGCTCCCGAAGGCAAAACATTGGAGAACAGCCTGTACGTGGCGATGACTCGTGCTCGCTCGTTGCTGGCGATCTATGGAGTGAACGGTGGGTCGGAAGCCAGTCGAAAGATTGGCGAAACGATCCGAACGTGTCTTTCGATCCAGAATGCTTAACCGATCGATCGTTCAGAATTTGGATGATGAGTCACCCGATCCAACAGGGTGATGCGCCCCGTGTCCCGAGCGGTACTCGCCACGCCAATGGCTCCGACGAATCCTGATCTTTTCCTCGTCCGTGTCTTGACCGATCGGTACAAACCAGGTAGGGTTGGTACAATCAAGCAGGAATTTCAGGCGAGAGGAAACCGATGCCGTGGGAAAAGTCATTTAAAGAGTCGGACGTAATCGAGCAGGCGATGGAGGTCTTCTGGGAGAAGGGTTATGCCGCGACATCGATCTCCGACATAACCGAGGCGACAGGAATCAAGCGGGGTAGTCTCTACAACGCATTTGACGGAAAGCATGATATTTTTGTGCGCGCGTTGCTGAAGTACGGTGGTGAGCGGCGGACGAGTAAGTTGAGAATACTGGAGACGGTCGATGATCCTCGTGAAGCGATCACGATGTTCTTCGACTCTCTCGTAAAGGCCACGCTGGACGATCCCGACAAGAAGGGATGTTTATTGTTCAACACCGCGCTCGAATATTCGTCACACGACGATGACGTCAAGCAACTCGTGTCGGAAGGGATCCAAGAGGTCGTCTGTTTTTTTGAGGGACGGATCAAGCGAGGCAAGGAACTCGGGACAATTCCTGACTCGGTGGACGCTCGCCCTACCGCAAGGGCGCTTGTTGCATTAGTGGTTGGAATTCGTGTGTTAGGTCGGGGGGCGTTTGGAAAAGCGGCATTGCAACAAGTCGCCCGCCAGGCCGTTGAGATGGTTTCATAGAACAATCGAGAAAGGAAAATGATTCAGCATGCTGCGAAGGGCGGCAAGAAAAATATTGCTGCCATTGAATTTTTTTAGACGGATGCGATCGAGCAACGGCCATTAACCGATGGTTGGCAATCGCGAACGGATTGGCATGGCATATGCCCGGCTTATCGGCAGAGCTGTCGCTCGACGCGGCCGCGAAGTCACATCCAACTTCACACTCCAAAACGAAATTAGAGAGATGAACACCAATACCATTCTTTTAGCCGTGACCGTTTTCGCGATCGGATTGAGCGTCAACGGCGTGAATGCTCAAAGCCCAAATTCACAAAACGCAAATTCACAAAACGCAGTCACCGACCAGGTTCAACCAGGAGAAACACCGTTGCTTTCTGAACTACTTGAAGCGAAAGCGGCCGCGAGTGCAGCTCGGGCTCCGGAAGAAGTGCGTCAGGCATACGCCCAAGGTATCGAGACGGTCCGCGCGACCGAGATTGAGAAGTCGGCCAAGCAGGTCGGTGATGCGGCGATCGATGCCCAGCTCTCCGGTTGGGACGGTAAGAGTGTCAAGCTTAGTGATCTTTGGCAGGAAGGCCCGATCGTACTGATGTGGTACCGAGGAGGTTGGTGCCCGTATTGCAACATTCAGCTGCGCGCCATGCAGCAGAGCATGGACCGCATCGAAGATGCTGGAGCGAGATTGGTAGTACTAACACCGGAACTGCCCGAGAAGGCGAAAGAAACGGCCGAGGCAAACGATTTGGATATCGTGGCTTTGCACGACAAAGGCAATGCGGTGGCACGAAAGTACGGGCTGGTATTCGATCTTCCCGAAGCGATCATCCCGTCCTATCGCGACAAGCTCAAACTGCCTGAATACAACGGTAACGATGTGATGGAACTACCGCTTGCGGCAACCTACGTGATCGACAAGGTTGGCAAGATCACGTACGCGTTCCTCGATGCGGATTACAAGAAACGAGCCGAGCCGTCCGATGTCGTCAAGGCAGTCAAGGCGGCGGCTCAGCCGTAGTTACTTCTGCATGGCGAGGTAGGAACGAACGGAGAACGTGTTCGATATGAATATCAAGGACCAAGCTGACTTGAAGGTCCGGGCTGCTCTTGTGACCGGGGGGTCGGGTGGCATCGGAAGTGAGATCTGTAAGCGATTGGCTCGTGACGGCTATCAAGTGGTGGTTCATTACGGAAACGACCGTGAGGCCGCTGAAGCCGTCGTCCAATCGATCGCGGATTCGGGTGGCGTTGCGATGGCGCATTCGGCAGACATTGCCGAAGAAGATGGCATTGAGCAATTGTTTGAATGCGTGATTTCCGAGTTTGGCCACTTGGATGTTGTCGTGGCAAACGCAGGAATTTCCGGAGGCGGTGCCGTCGAGCAAGTCGAGTTGGCTGATTTCAAGAAATTGGTTTCTGTTAATTTTATCGGTGCATTCTTGACACTTCGCGAAGCGGCACGGCGGCTGAACGACGGTGGACGGCTGATCTTTGTCTCATCGCAGTTGGCCGAACGACCTCGCATGGGGACAGGTACCTATGCGGCGACAAAGGCAGGGATCGACGCGATGCTTGTTTCGATGTCACATGAACTCGGGTCGAGAGGGATCACCGTCAACAGCGTCCGCCCAGGGGCCACCGAGCCTGGCATGTTTGCCGGGAGCGACGAAGCGCGAAAAGATTATTTTCGCAACCTTTCTCCGTTCAAACGACTTGGTCATCCTACGGACATCGCTGCCGTCGTTTCGTTTCTGGCCAGTGACGACGCGGCCTGGATGACCGGACAACACCTTCGTGCGGATGGCGGAGCTTCGAATTGATTCGTTGATGGCAATCACTTACAAGCTCGAGATCGTGTCCGTCGCTTGCAGCTTGCGAGTCTTGGTTCCGCTAACCTCCACCTTAACCCAGATGATTCATGGGCTTGCAAATTGTTTTGCTAACGTCTACGCCTTCAAGCGTTTACGTTCATTGCTCGAAAAACAGTCTGCGTATTAGCCGTTTTGGCGTTAGCGGGCTGTCGATTTAATCGTTTAACGCTTAGCCGAAGGCGTCAGCTTTTCCAAAAGCGGTCGCCTATGGCTTGGCGTTAAACAATCAGTCGAGTCAAACCGATTAAATCAGCAGGCCGTTAGCGGGCTGTCGATTTAATCGTTTAACGCTTAGCCGAAGGCGTCAGCTTTTCCAAAAGCGGTCGCCTATGGCTTGGCGTTAAACAATAAGTCGAGTCAAACCGATTAAATCGACAGGCCGCTATCGTCAAAACGGCTAATGAATCATCCGAGTTAGCTCTGCTGAGGAGCAACTTACTTAGGGACAACGGGTCAGGGAGGGAAGAATGTCTTGCTTGGCCTTGATAAAACGGCTTGTTTTGCCGAGGTTTATTATTGAACGTCCGATTGCCGATGCAGCGAAAACATTCTTTTTGCCCTGCGGTGCCTGAAAAACCTACCCTTCGGTACTTGGGATGGATGAATCAACCCACGGATTCTTCGGTGGAGCCTTCTTTGCAAGCACCGATTTTTTTCAAGCACCGATCCTTCGGAAGAGCCGAGCTTATAGAGACAATAGGTATTCCACCAAATCATCAATCTGGTCTTCGGATAGTTCCGAAAGTTTACCACGGCTGTTGCCGTGTTCAAACGTGGTGACAACATCCTTCATCGTTGCAGCGCGGCCATCATGCAGGTAGGGGGCCGTTCGCCATGCTTCGATCAAATGCGGTACGTCAACCGGTTTGCCTTCGTCCGGGCCCGACGTAAAGCCAGCGTCATGCAGTCGGAAATCTGTAAACAACGGGGAGGGATGACAGTAGGCACAGCCGACTTGCTCGAATAGGATTTCTCCCCGCATGGCGGAATCACTTAGGCGGCCATCCACTAAATGGGGACTGGGGATCGGTTTCAGACTCTTCAGGTAAGCGTCGATTGCAAGCGCGTCTTCTTCCGGTCGAACTGAAAATTGAATGTGTCGAATTCCAGCGCGAACGGCCGTTTCTGCATCGGCTCGCACACCGAGCCACATCGCCGGCGGCGTTTTGTGAGCGTAAAGCATCGATTTGACGTTCTTGGGATTGCCAATACCATCATTCATCAAGTCCCAATTCAACCCATCGGTTCGCGCATCGGGGTGGCAGGTCGCACAGCTCAGCCAATTCTGGAAACAAAGGGCCGAGTCATTGAAGTAGATTTCCCCGAGTCGTTCAGGGGTGATCGCTTGTTGGCTTCCGAGTTGCAGCAGATCGCTTTCGGTATGTCCAGTCGAAGAAGAGCGAACGATTTCGATTGCATCCGAAAAATAGTTGCCAACATAAACGACTTGCTCATCAACCACCAACGATCTTGGTCCGATGCCTTTTAGTTTGACCCGCTTTCGTATCTCGGAGAGGAATGACAAGTCGTTGTGGGCATTCAGATGAGCTTCCCCCTCAAGCTGACTTGATCGAGAAGCTATCTTTGCCGTCAGTGCGGGCAAATCAATGAGTGAAATCTCTTGGTTTCCGGTCGAGGAGACGACCAATGTTTTTCCATCGGGGGAAAAACCGATTGCCCACGGATTGGAAAACCCTTGTTCGATATCATCTAACAGAACGGTGTACTGGAGCGTCTCACTGGCCACGTCGATGACACTGAGCGCATTGGTGGAAACCCAGCCACGTTCAAGTTGCGTGGTCGGCACGAGAAACCGGGCCATCAGGTGCGTAGCGAATATTTTCTTTCCATCGGGCGAAATTTCCATGGCACGCATCCCCTCGGCACCGTTCACCAGAGGTAGCGTTTTGACTTCTTGGGTTTCCGTGTTGATGATCGAGACTTGTGAGGCAACGTATTCGATATCCGCACGGCCATCCGGGATATGGTTGGCGACAAACAACCGCTTGCCATCGGGCGTCAGTACGGCCGCGATCGGTTCTCGCAAAACGGCAACTCTGGCCATCGTCTTACCGGATTCCAGGTCGATGATCGAGACATCGTTGTCGAACCGGTTGCAGACGTACAGCCATTTCCCATCTGGCGACACGATAGGTGACATCGGCGTGTGCCCGGTCTCGATTTCGCCCACTACCGAACCCGAGTTGACAATCCATACGCGCCCTTCTGGGCCCCCGCCTGCGACGTAAAGCGTTTCACCGTCGCCAG is a genomic window containing:
- a CDS encoding PD40 domain-containing protein, translating into MKIVTICVMALSFTMPILSAGLVSAQDYLSPSDLILSHDKETLYVLASTGKQLIDFDLQENGIRRSLELPAEPTDMVMSGDGETLYVAGGGPEGRVWIVNSGSVVGEIETGHTPMSPIVSPDGKWLYVCNRFDNDVSIIDLESGKTMARVAVLREPIAAVLTPDGKRLFVANHIPDGRADIEYVASQVSIINTETQEVKTLPLVNGAEGMRAMEISPDGKKIFATHLMARFLVPTTQLERGWVSTNALSVIDVASETLQYTVLLDDIEQGFSNPWAIGFSPDGKTLVVSSTGNQEISLIDLPALTAKIASRSSQLEGEAHLNAHNDLSFLSEIRKRVKLKGIGPRSLVVDEQVVYVGNYFSDAIEIVRSSSTGHTESDLLQLGSQQAITPERLGEIYFNDSALCFQNWLSCATCHPDARTDGLNWDLMNDGIGNPKNVKSMLYAHKTPPAMWLGVRADAETAVRAGIRHIQFSVRPEEDALAIDAYLKSLKPIPSPHLVDGRLSDSAMRGEILFEQVGCAYCHPSPLFTDFRLHDAGFTSGPDEGKPVDVPHLIEAWRTAPYLHDGRAATMKDVVTTFEHGNSRGKLSELSEDQIDDLVEYLLSL
- a CDS encoding SDR family oxidoreductase, which encodes MNIKDQADLKVRAALVTGGSGGIGSEICKRLARDGYQVVVHYGNDREAAEAVVQSIADSGGVAMAHSADIAEEDGIEQLFECVISEFGHLDVVVANAGISGGGAVEQVELADFKKLVSVNFIGAFLTLREAARRLNDGGRLIFVSSQLAERPRMGTGTYAATKAGIDAMLVSMSHELGSRGITVNSVRPGATEPGMFAGSDEARKDYFRNLSPFKRLGHPTDIAAVVSFLASDDAAWMTGQHLRADGGASN
- a CDS encoding peroxiredoxin-like family protein is translated as MNTNTILLAVTVFAIGLSVNGVNAQSPNSQNANSQNAVTDQVQPGETPLLSELLEAKAAASAARAPEEVRQAYAQGIETVRATEIEKSAKQVGDAAIDAQLSGWDGKSVKLSDLWQEGPIVLMWYRGGWCPYCNIQLRAMQQSMDRIEDAGARLVVLTPELPEKAKETAEANDLDIVALHDKGNAVARKYGLVFDLPEAIIPSYRDKLKLPEYNGNDVMELPLAATYVIDKVGKITYAFLDADYKKRAEPSDVVKAVKAAAQP
- a CDS encoding TetR/AcrR family transcriptional regulator, which gives rise to MPWEKSFKESDVIEQAMEVFWEKGYAATSISDITEATGIKRGSLYNAFDGKHDIFVRALLKYGGERRTSKLRILETVDDPREAITMFFDSLVKATLDDPDKKGCLLFNTALEYSSHDDDVKQLVSEGIQEVVCFFEGRIKRGKELGTIPDSVDARPTARALVALVVGIRVLGRGAFGKAALQQVARQAVEMVS
- a CDS encoding AAA family ATPase — translated: MHDEIGDFAYEDDSIPVAEFQPARFEFRLDLPEGDAQKQKDAAAAVRQEYRDGSRWKRLNCHRVSIFAEQDRGTIFVVHVGSSVEFDWTWEGAKAFRPTSLDGEERYSDHFSEEAAYEEGIVWSGEIVEVDERNGCLFISLDDPEMTPATGPFFVRPFEFMSVLDAIYNGDEFEEVREYLPARLNASEGNVHPRVAPSCGVGLPHLRDWWQHSWSVLWGPPGTGKTWTTGQQIAKVMQAENERILVVSTTNRATDAVAISIGEAAKEFCPDRLDNDLLLRIGKGASYQSFVGKNLDPMLRGTESEVLSQIDGLAQQLQLFESSEDKALTRKRIGELRTSGNDQSNRIFVDAQRRVVVATAFKAMSYLKDPSIRKMVADGDAPFTTIFIDEAGLISRTAVAALSLLAARRVVLVGDSKQLAPISRISRILPTRQQTWLASSGLSHLDGTENLPIAVHLLSQQRRMHPDVCKVVSSYQYDGVLTTAQDMGPATLRLLLSIVEKSDENDANSRSAHIFYDNAQNVYDTKTPKWSEFGLDMRGRSTIMRESFRSTTPITELAVNVLSRLSESSTRQEQQELLQLGLLEKTDRNGEEWLRVRYNQIDGPKPIYHSFDNRSQEMASIAGHLKHLIQKDGISPTDICILYNGRVQNILQSSLAPALAEIGVELSFQKNRSFERQPNTLIATTPHSFKGYESEAIVIPCVDNYVAPEGKTLENSLYVAMTRARSLLAIYGVNGGSEASRKIGETIRTCLSIQNA